Part of the Oncorhynchus tshawytscha isolate Ot180627B linkage group LG07, Otsh_v2.0, whole genome shotgun sequence genome, agagtgtctaatttgagaaacagactcttaacatgttctcaactggcagattcattaaatagtacccgcaaacacACGTCTTTCGGAGCTCTGGGTTTCCCGTGATTTTACGCCTCCCGTGTCTCACTAAtgacgccttttgcctattccctgcctgtactttagcctatcagatttcctgttatctacctattgcctgatctcccagacTAGCTTTTTCCTTGCCTGTACTGTTtcctttttggaccccctgtgtatgaccttctgcctgcccctggacccagctacctgcctcctcctgtggtcctttgcaataaacacctgcaacgccctgcgcttgaaaccagctctctgtctcccctcctgttCATTACAAatacctccacacacacacaaaaaaggaaCAAAAATAATTGTCAGAGAATAAGAGGAGACTAAGTGAAAGATACAACAAATTAAAGCACCACTAAGCACTATGTACAATATGTCCTTATTTGTGGCAGGTGTTTTGGGTTGGTTGAACATTTTAGGGAATATGGGAACTAAGGGCCATATTTACAAAGGATGGCAAAGTTGTGCACAGTTTATGTTTCTCTCTaaagaaaaaatacattaaaaaaaaattaattcTCTACATCTTTATTTCATAaattattcaacctttatttcaaCCTGGTTAATACAGATGATTACTTTTTTACTAACACTCAGTTGTTCCGATCTGTAGTATAGTAAAGCCTGCCTACACACAAAAATGTCCTTCCCAAAACAGTACCACACATTGCCAGATCTTAATAGGATGCTAAATGAGGAAATAAAAAGGGATGTCCTGTCATCTACATTCCAGAAGTATAAATGGGGACAAGCTTGGAGAAGAGTTGGCTTTATATGTACAGTTCAGGCAaaacaaaattaacagtaaagaAAAGGCTGTGGAAAGTGGAAGTTGTCTTGCCAGtccatggaagtgtgtgtgtccagtttaTGTGATACTTGTAAGCATCAGTAAGTCCAAAATGTTACTGAATATTGGAAGTGAAGGAAGGCGCCTAGGAAGAGAGAATAGACCGATTCTTCTCCTCATCTTTCCCAGGGGGTGATCCCATCAGCAAGACTGTGTCGACATGCACATCTTCATCATCTGATTGGATGACTTGGGTGTCCCGTCCGTCCTCATTGGTGTTCTGGCtgttggtggaggaggtggaggccaCGCGAAACTTCCCATCACAACCGTCAGTGTATTGGAGAGAGCGTCCCTGGTTGATTACCTTATCGTTGTTGTTGTTTCCATGAACTACTGTAGGTAAAGTTAAGGGGATATTAGACAAAAGATTCTCAGTGCTACGCTCAATAGTGCAGTTAGTGTTGCCAGCTAGTATAGGGGAGGATAAAAGCCTCGACTCTCTGCCAAATACTACACTATCAACATAGGACGGCCTCAGACTGGCGTCTCCCCTCCACTCACCTTTACCTGGCAGAGGGGAGGCCAGCACCCCCTCATCCCCTCCAGAGCCGAGGAAGACATCCAGTGCTTCCTGGTCAGAGATGTCCATGAGGTCCATCTGCTCCAGCATGTCCACATTAACCTCCATGGACGAGACACTGCCAATGGGAGCTAACAACAACCCAAGAGACAACCGTGAGGTTGATTAGAGGCATATAATGTCAGTTTCACTTCTCATAGGAAATGTTTAGCAACATTGAGAAACTTTCACGTgtgtatattgaacaaaaatataaatgcaacatgcagcaatgtcaaagattttactgaattacagttcatataagcagatcagtcaattgaaattgataaggccccaatctatggatttcacatggctgggcAGGAGTACAGGCCCAGcgaatcagaatgagtttttccccacaaaatggctttattacagacagaaataccaccccctcccctcagacgatcacgcaggtgaagaagccggatgtggaggtcctgagctggcgtggttacatgcggttgtgaggccggttggacgtactgccaaattctctaaaacaacattggaggcggatTATGGtataaaaataaacattaaattatctTGCATCCGCATGCCAATTGCagactccctcaaaacttgagtcatctgcggcattgtgttgtgtaacaaagatgcccattttagagtgaccttttattgtccccagcacaaggtgcacctgtataattaTCATGCCATTTAATCTGCTTTTTTTtaggccacacctgtcaggtaaggatggattatcttggctaaaggagaaatgctcactaacagggatgttaacaatttgtgcacaaaatgtgagaaaaataagcttttgtgcatatggaacatttctgggatacttatttatttttgttcagtgtaatatggCGAGTGATAGAAAGCGAGTACTTGAATTGTGCAGACTTGGATATAGGGTTATGGATATGGTTTGGGTTGAGCCATGGTTTGGACATTCATCtcgggttagtgttagggtttagccagggtgtggacatgaatctAGTGTTAGGGTAATGGCTAAGGTAAGGGTTGAGCTTGGGTATGGACATATGTGATGCTGACTGCGCTCACGTCTCTTATAGTCATGAATCTGCAAGTGGGCAGAGGACAGGTAGACATCCACATCGTGCTGAAAGACCTCCTCAAAGAAGCGCTGTCGCTCTCTCAGTTTCATCTGCTGGGCTGCGTCCATTCCTGGGACCCTCTGAGCATGCTCGGTCTCCGCTGGCACAGAGAACAACAGAACATATCTGTCAGAAACTCTGGTCAAACAGGTCTGCAAGATCAACACTCCCCAAAGCTGCAAGAAACAATGTGAATACCAGAAAGGGGTACCACTGAACCATAGGAACAAGAAATGACAGGAAAACCCAGCCTTTACTGTAAtctcaggttttggggctgtgaATTTTGGGCTTTTCATGTCCTCTTGCAGACTTGTTTTCCTTGGTACCACTCAGTATCAGACACTTTTAGCATAATGTAGATAGAGCATGCATATGCAACATTTCTTACTAATGCTTTACGGTGAAATATGATTGCATGATTGATCCTGTAAAACATATCATACATTCTCTCCTTTGTTTTATTCATGAAACAACAAGTTTTAGGAACTCAGTTGGGGTATCAACTTACTATTgagagtaagaatagtagaataaacTGGGTGCAATTTAGAAATGTGGTTTTGCATCAGCAGTTGTGCATTTTCTCATGTTATGTCAGACAATGACAGTCaatcaattagccatgtcagctaacaatttttagattggtaaattagacTAGCCAGCCATCTAAACTTCTGGTAATCATTGCCGAATCCCGTCCAAGAACACGAGAAGTGAGCAAgctaaagtgcattcggaaagtattcagaccacttccctttttccatattttgttacgttacagccttattctaaaatggattaaatacaatgttttcctcatcaatctacacactataacccataatgacaaagtgaaaaacattttatttttcaaatgtattaaaaataaaaaacaaaaatacattatttacattcagacccttttactatgaggctcaaaattgagctcaggtgcatcctgtttccactgatcatcctttagatgtttctataacttgattggagtccacctgtggtaaattaaattgattggacatgatttggaaaagcacacacctgtctatataaggtcccacagttgacagcgcatgtcatagcaaaaaccaaggcttgaggtagaaggaattgtccttagagctccgagacaggattttgtcgaggcacagatctggggaagggtaccaaagaatgTCTGTaaaattgaaggtccccaagaacacagtggcctccatcattcttaaatggaagacgtttggaaccaacaagacacttcctagagctggccgcgcAATCAAACTGAGTAATCATggaagaaaggccttggtcagggaagtgacaaagaacccgattgtcactttgacagagctctagagttatagttcctctatggagatgggagaaactttcagaaggacaaccatatctgcagtactccaccaatcaagccttatggtagagtggccagacggaagcctctcctcagtaaaaggcacatgacagcc contains:
- the LOC112254396 gene encoding dysbindin isoform X2, producing MSSSGANLHNKRLPSETEHAQRVPGMDAAQQMKLRERQRFFEEVFQHDVDVYLSSAHLQIHDYKRPPIGSVSSMEVNVDMLEQMDLMDISDQEALDVFLGSGGDEGVLASPLPGKVHGNNNNDKVINQGRSLQYTDGCDGKFRVASTSSTNSQNTNEDGRDTQVIQSDDEDVHVDTVLLMGSPPGKDEEKNRSILSS
- the LOC112254396 gene encoding dysbindin isoform X1, which translates into the protein MSSSGANLHNKRLPSETEHAQRVPGMDAAQQMKLRERQRFFEEVFQHDVDVYLSSAHLQIHDYKRPPIGSVSSMEVNVDMLEQMDLMDISDQEALDVFLGSGGDEGVLASPLPGKVVHGNNNNDKVINQGRSLQYTDGCDGKFRVASTSSTNSQNTNEDGRDTQVIQSDDEDVHVDTVLLMGSPPGKDEEKNRSILSS
- the LOC112254396 gene encoding dysbindin isoform X4 is translated as MDAAQQMKLRERQRFFEEVFQHDVDVYLSSAHLQIHDYKRPPIGSVSSMEVNVDMLEQMDLMDISDQEALDVFLGSGGDEGVLASPLPGKVVHGNNNNDKVINQGRSLQYTDGCDGKFRVASTSSTNSQNTNEDGRDTQVIQSDDEDVHVDTVLLMGSPPGKDEEKNRSILSS
- the LOC112254396 gene encoding dysbindin isoform X3; its protein translation is MSSSGANLHNKRLPSETEHAQRVPGMDAAQQMKLRERQRFFEEVFQHDVDVYLSSAHLQIHDYKRPPIGSVSSMEVNVDMLEQMDLMDISDQEALDVFLGSGGDEGVLASPLPVVHGNNNNDKVINQGRSLQYTDGCDGKFRVASTSSTNSQNTNEDGRDTQVIQSDDEDVHVDTVLLMGSPPGKDEEKNRSILSS